The following proteins are co-located in the Castor canadensis chromosome 5, mCasCan1.hap1v2, whole genome shotgun sequence genome:
- the LOC141423082 gene encoding melanoma inhibitory activity protein 2-like has translation MEGAKAATLWYWVLNLSQFYRLVAVDPKEPRADPDPYAFPWVLVICAAVLGLLALPFLWLRAIREKICATMLCELLEEKCQLLEKVSLAQKELKGLQSYLKEASCEPLSAQVESLKATCGELERSKSQLTDEILLLEKELQEQKAQCSQQHQLRAELSKTEQSLQEGLDSLTSQLAEAKESHLTLQSRTAELRDCIAETLKENSQLQKSQKQLLQEARAQKKQVRELRKQKVTLQHQLARANEELYDKEGHMWTLTSRLVKMTDWAAVLGEDLVVEDDLELGLQATESAAPGERQPAGPLATLATAARLRARLQSLEEERSQIRTRLLEEDKITDDLRERIRTLEAERAAMDLEKRHFQSVKEKLQQKADVMKEVHLQNRRKLIWQITLEERQRLDKEKELGQTLGKISHADEELKTCKKQLRHLEKQLEAASLQH, from the coding sequence ATGGAGGGAGCCAAGGCTGCCACTCTGTGGTACTGGGTGCTGAACCTGAGCCAGTTCTACAGGCTGGTGGCAGTAGACCCCAAAGAGCCGAGAGCAGACCCAGATCCCTACGCGTTTCCATGGGTGCTGGTGATATGTGCAGCTGTGCTTGGGCTTTTGGCTCTTCCCTTCTTGTGGCTTCGTGccataagagaaaaaatatgtgCTACAATGCTTTGTGAACTGCTGGAAGAAAAATGTCAGCTACTAGAAAAGGTGAGCCTCGCTCAGAAGGAGCTTAAAGGCTTACAGTCGTATCTGAAGGAGGCCAGCTGTGAGCCGCTCTCAGCCCAAGTAGAGAGCTTGAAGGCAACCTGCGGAGAGCTGGAGAGATCCAAATCTCAACTCACGGATGAAATCCTCCTTCTAGAAAAGGAACTGCAAGAGCAGAAAGCCCAATGTTCTCAACAACACCAACTGAGGGCCGAACTGTCAAAAACGGAGCAGTCTCTGCAGGAGGGACTCGATTCCCTCACCTCGCAACTGGCTGAAGCCAAAGAAAGCCACCTGACCCTGCAAAGCAGGACAGCAGAGCTGCGGGACTGCATCGCAGAGACTCTGAAGGAGAACTCCCAACTGCAGAAAAGCCAGAAACAACTTCTGCAAGAAGCCAGAGCCCAGAAGAAACAAGTACGTGAACTTCGAAAACAGAAAGTCACTCTTCAGCACCAGCTAGCACGTGCAAATGAGGAGCTGTATGACAAAGAAGGTCACATGTGGACCCTGACCTCACGCTTGGTGAAGATGACAGACTGGGCGGCTGTGCTGGGAGAAGACCTGGTGGTGGAGGATGACTTGGAGTTAGGACTGCAGGCGACAGAGAGCGCGGCTCCCGGGGAGCGTCAGCCAGCGGGACCTCTGGCGACACTGGCGACAGCTGCGAGGCTCAGAGCTCGCTTGCAGTCCTTAGAAGAAGAGAGAAGCCAGATCCGCACTCGGTTGCTCGAGGAGGATAAAATCACGGACGACCTCAGGGAGCGGATTCGAACTCTCGAGGCTGAGCGAGCCGCTATGGATTTGGAAAAGAGGCATTTTCAAAGTGTCAAGGAGAAGCTTCAGCAGAAGGCTGACGTGATGAAGGAAGTCCATCTGCAGAATAGAAGAAAGCTAATCTGGCAAATAACCCTAGAAGAAAGGCAGCGGCTCGACAAAGAGAAGGAACTTGGCCAAACGCTGGGCAAGATCAGCCACGCAGATGAAGAGCTGAAGACATGCAAAAAGCAGCTCAGACATCTGGAGAAACAACTGGAGGCTGCCAGCCTTCAACATTAA